A single Rhopalosiphum padi isolate XX-2018 chromosome 4, ASM2088224v1, whole genome shotgun sequence DNA region contains:
- the LOC132928810 gene encoding uncharacterized protein LOC132928810, with the protein MILIKVYIFVGFFFVSKAQNNFMPNLPLGQFRLLVNAIRQCENAQNLPIKMKLYLNKKSSTITEFKGNFTLGVPFDDSLILSKLDGNAASWSLTGGWKPNSIIYVTNNACSKTKFIAGNSWFTFIKAFNIPSGNCPIPMGNYSSSGYDSVLIEDNNFPKVYFYGKYKSVFKVKTKENKLLGCLAYEVEAVRPWDT; encoded by the exons atgattctaattaaagtatatatttttgttggtttttttttcgtttcaaaagcacaaaataattttatgcctAACTTaccctt GGGACAATTTCGGTTATTAGTAAACGCAATTCGCCAATGTGAGAACGCACAAAATCTaccaattaaaatgaaattatatttaaataaaaagtcatCCACAATCACAGAATTCAAGGGTAATTTCACATTAGGAGTACCTTTTGACGATTCATTAATACTaagtaaa TTGGATGGAAATGCAGCATCTTGGAGTTTAACTGGTGGCTGGAAACcaaattctattatttatgtaaCCAACAATGCCTGttctaaaacaaaattcatCGCAGGAAATTCTtggtttacatttataaaagcaTTTAATATTCCATCTGGAAACTGTCCTATACCaatg ggAAATTATTCATCATCGGGATATGACTCAGTACTTATTGAAGACAATAACTTTCCAAAAGTGTACTTCTATGGAAAATATAAATCTGTTTTCAAGGTAAAAACCAAAGAAAATAAGCTACTAGGCTGTTTGGCTTATGAAGTAGAAGCGGTAAGACCATGGgatacctaa